In Ovis canadensis isolate MfBH-ARS-UI-01 breed Bighorn chromosome 3, ARS-UI_OviCan_v2, whole genome shotgun sequence, one DNA window encodes the following:
- the TROAP gene encoding tastin isoform X2 gives MATLQATKDPLLRGVSPTPSKIPIRSQRRPPLPTVKPSALDQENQDPKRLGQKLNIQRPLADSAGPRLKATRQTEQSEKLLGSTQLRNPLEELRPSHGGQNVGPRPPPQTEAPGTVEFVADPAALATILSGEGVKSCRLGRQPSLAQRVLVRGSQGGTIRRGQDARASAYLAPRTPTHRLDPVRASCFSRLEGPGPRGRTLCPQRLQALIPPSGSSSHPSAPPCFQELRRETSGSSKTSVSQPSGSLPETSVKPASSLPEGEHEVVTQSDEGGGGPLGLAQRVPLKETRDKTHTRDGCDSCLMPSPGQAVPLAITRPSPFGRAQRVPSPGPSAPISYSVLRRLATRPKTQFTPLPSASRFQQEQIAVRLFDQESGTRLQEGPGKPPVSTPYGPHPSRTPNLQELKMQRINILQQLLRQEVEGLAEGKCASLSGSSCLDMVELQPLLAEISRTLNAPEKIPEAFHLPGLSQHPELPKPYFPGECGEPEPCPGRGPGMAMPCPPAEPGSPESCPGRGPEMAPPCPPAEPGSPEPCPGRGPENPEPSTQEQPEAAGPSPPAEPGHLQACHQGQIGLPEPSTRVDLGVPEACSLELRNPESSPRPRTSQWAPATTSLTFSSQRPLCASPPIRSLQSLKPSPGPAGPSHPAPRTMALRQRLKACLTAIQGFHEACLDDECAFYTSRAPPSGLTRVCTNPVAMLLEWQDALCFIPVGSAAPQDSPS, from the exons ATGGCCACCCTCCAAGCCACGAAGGATCCTCTCCTCCGGGGTGTATCTCCCACTCCTAGCAAGATTCCCATTCGCTCTCAGAGACGCCCACCTCTCCCCACAGTCAAACCCAGCGCCCTGGACCAGGAGAACCAAGATCCAAAG AGATTGGGGCAGAAGCTCAATATTCAGCGCCCCCTCGCAGACTCAGCAGGCCCCAGGCTGAAAGCCACACGTCAGACAGAGCAATCTGAGAAATTGCTGGGGAGCACTCAGCTCCGGAACCCCTTGGAGGAGCTCAGGCCTAGCCATGGGGGTCAAAATGTGGGCCCTAGGCCACCTCCCCAGACAG AGGCTCCAGGGACCGTAGAGTTTGTGGCTGACCCTGCAGCCCTGGCCACCATCCTGTCAGGTGAGGGGGTGAAGAGCTGTCGCCTGGGGCGCCAGCCCAGTCTGGCTCAGAGAGTACTTGTTCGAGGGAGCCAGGGAGGCACCATCCGGAGGGGTCAG GATGCCCGGGCCTCTGCATATTTGGCCCCCAGAACCCCTACCCATCGACTGGACCCTGTCAGGGCTTCCTGCTTCTCAAGGCTGGAGGGACCAGGGCCTAGAGGTCGGACCTTGTGTCCCCAGAGGTTGCAGGCTCTG ATTCCACCTTCAGGATCATCCTCTCACCCCTCCGCTCCTCCCTGTTTCCAGGAACTAAGAAGAGAGACCAGTGGCAGCAGCAA GACTTCAGTGAGCCAGCCCTCAGGATCCCTTCCGGAGACCTCTGTGAAGCCTG CTTCTTCTCTCCCTGAAGGGGAACATGAAGTTGTCACCCAGTCAGATGAAGGAGGAGGCGGCCCCCTCGGCCTGGCCCAGCGGGTACCACTAAAAGAAACCCGAGATAAAACCCACACCAGG GACGGCTGTGACTCCTGCCTGATGCCCTCCCCTGGCCAAGCAGTGCCACTTGCCATCACCCGGCCATCACCCTTTGGACGGGCTCAGCGTGTACCATCCCCTGGCCCCTCAGCTCCA ATCTCATATTCAGTGTTGCGGCGTCTCGCCACCCGCCCCAAAACCCAGTTCACACCGCTCCCATCAGCCTCCAGATTTCAGCAG GAGCAGATTGCAGTCCGGTTATTTGACCAGGAGAGTGGTACAAGGTTGCAGGAGGGGCCTGGGAAGCCACCCGTGTCGACTCCTTATGGACCCCACCCCAGCAGAACCCCCAACCTCCAGGAGCTGAAGATGCAG CGCATCAATATCCTGCAGCAGCTTTTGAGGCAGGAAGTGGAGGGGCTGGCAGAGGGCAAGTGTGCCTCCCTTAGTGGAAGCTCCTGTCTGGATATGGTGGAACTTCAGCCCCTGCTGGCTGAGATTTCTAGAACTCTGAATGCCCCTGAAAAAATACCAGAGGCTTTTCACCTTCCTGGACTGTCACAGCACCCTGAGCTGCCAAAGCCCTACTTTCCAGGGGAGTGTGGGGAGCCAGAGCCCTGCCCTGGGAGGGGGCCTGGGATGGCCATGCCCTGCCCTCCAGCTGAGCCAGGCTCCCCAGAGTCCTGCCCTGGGAGGGGGCCTGAGATGGCCCCGCCCTGCCCTCCAGCTGAGCCAGGCTCCCCAGAGCCCTGCCCCGGGAGGGGGCCTGAGAACCCAGAGCCCTCCACCCAGGAGCAGCCTGAGGCAGCAGGGCCCAGCCCTCCAGCAGAACCTGGACACCTTCAGGCCTGCCACCAGGGGCAGATAGGACTCCCAGAGCCCTCCACTAGGGTAGATCTGGGGGTACCAGAAGCCTGCTCCCTGGAGCTCAGAAATCCAGAGTCCAGTCCACGGCCCCGCACCAGTCAGTGGGCTCCAGCGACCACCAGCCTGACCTTCTCCTCCCAGCGCCCACTTTGTGCCAGCCCCCCTATCCGCTCACTTCAGTCTCTGAAGCCCTCACCAGGCCCGGCAG GCCCCAGCCATCCGGCCCCTCGCACCATGGCCCTGAGGCAGCGCCTCAAAGCATGTCTGACCGCCATCCAAGGCTTCCACGAGGCCTGCCTAGATGATGAGTGTGCCTTCTACACTAGCCGAGCCCCTCCCTCAGGCCTCACCAGGGTCTGCACCAACCCCGTGGCCATGTTGCTGGAATGGCAGGATGCCTTG TGTTTTATTCCAGTTGGTTCTGCTGCCCCACAGGATTCTCCTTCATGA
- the TROAP gene encoding tastin isoform X1, protein MATLQATKDPLLRGVSPTPSKIPIRSQRRPPLPTVKPSALDQENQDPKRLGQKLNIQRPLADSAGPRLKATRQTEQSEKLLGSTQLRNPLEELRPSHGGQNVGPRPPPQTEAPGTVEFVADPAALATILSGEGVKSCRLGRQPSLAQRVLVRGSQGGTIRRGQDARASAYLAPRTPTHRLDPVRASCFSRLEGPGPRGRTLCPQRLQALIPPSGSSSHPSAPPCFQELRRETSGSSKTSVSQPSGSLPETSVKPASSLPEGEHEVVTQSDEGGGGPLGLAQRVPLKETRDKTHTRDGCDSCLMPSPGQAVPLAITRPSPFGRAQRVPSPGPSAPISYSVLRRLATRPKTQFTPLPSASRFQQARGLSGLSPQPCPEEPALPWEQIAVRLFDQESGTRLQEGPGKPPVSTPYGPHPSRTPNLQELKMQRINILQQLLRQEVEGLAEGKCASLSGSSCLDMVELQPLLAEISRTLNAPEKIPEAFHLPGLSQHPELPKPYFPGECGEPEPCPGRGPGMAMPCPPAEPGSPESCPGRGPEMAPPCPPAEPGSPEPCPGRGPENPEPSTQEQPEAAGPSPPAEPGHLQACHQGQIGLPEPSTRVDLGVPEACSLELRNPESSPRPRTSQWAPATTSLTFSSQRPLCASPPIRSLQSLKPSPGPAGPSHPAPRTMALRQRLKACLTAIQGFHEACLDDECAFYTSRAPPSGLTRVCTNPVAMLLEWQDALCFIPVGSAAPQDSPS, encoded by the exons ATGGCCACCCTCCAAGCCACGAAGGATCCTCTCCTCCGGGGTGTATCTCCCACTCCTAGCAAGATTCCCATTCGCTCTCAGAGACGCCCACCTCTCCCCACAGTCAAACCCAGCGCCCTGGACCAGGAGAACCAAGATCCAAAG AGATTGGGGCAGAAGCTCAATATTCAGCGCCCCCTCGCAGACTCAGCAGGCCCCAGGCTGAAAGCCACACGTCAGACAGAGCAATCTGAGAAATTGCTGGGGAGCACTCAGCTCCGGAACCCCTTGGAGGAGCTCAGGCCTAGCCATGGGGGTCAAAATGTGGGCCCTAGGCCACCTCCCCAGACAG AGGCTCCAGGGACCGTAGAGTTTGTGGCTGACCCTGCAGCCCTGGCCACCATCCTGTCAGGTGAGGGGGTGAAGAGCTGTCGCCTGGGGCGCCAGCCCAGTCTGGCTCAGAGAGTACTTGTTCGAGGGAGCCAGGGAGGCACCATCCGGAGGGGTCAG GATGCCCGGGCCTCTGCATATTTGGCCCCCAGAACCCCTACCCATCGACTGGACCCTGTCAGGGCTTCCTGCTTCTCAAGGCTGGAGGGACCAGGGCCTAGAGGTCGGACCTTGTGTCCCCAGAGGTTGCAGGCTCTG ATTCCACCTTCAGGATCATCCTCTCACCCCTCCGCTCCTCCCTGTTTCCAGGAACTAAGAAGAGAGACCAGTGGCAGCAGCAA GACTTCAGTGAGCCAGCCCTCAGGATCCCTTCCGGAGACCTCTGTGAAGCCTG CTTCTTCTCTCCCTGAAGGGGAACATGAAGTTGTCACCCAGTCAGATGAAGGAGGAGGCGGCCCCCTCGGCCTGGCCCAGCGGGTACCACTAAAAGAAACCCGAGATAAAACCCACACCAGG GACGGCTGTGACTCCTGCCTGATGCCCTCCCCTGGCCAAGCAGTGCCACTTGCCATCACCCGGCCATCACCCTTTGGACGGGCTCAGCGTGTACCATCCCCTGGCCCCTCAGCTCCA ATCTCATATTCAGTGTTGCGGCGTCTCGCCACCCGCCCCAAAACCCAGTTCACACCGCTCCCATCAGCCTCCAGATTTCAGCAG GCCCGAGGGTTGAGTGGCCTCTCCCCTCAACCTTGCCCTGAAGAGCCCGCCCTGCCCTGG GAGCAGATTGCAGTCCGGTTATTTGACCAGGAGAGTGGTACAAGGTTGCAGGAGGGGCCTGGGAAGCCACCCGTGTCGACTCCTTATGGACCCCACCCCAGCAGAACCCCCAACCTCCAGGAGCTGAAGATGCAG CGCATCAATATCCTGCAGCAGCTTTTGAGGCAGGAAGTGGAGGGGCTGGCAGAGGGCAAGTGTGCCTCCCTTAGTGGAAGCTCCTGTCTGGATATGGTGGAACTTCAGCCCCTGCTGGCTGAGATTTCTAGAACTCTGAATGCCCCTGAAAAAATACCAGAGGCTTTTCACCTTCCTGGACTGTCACAGCACCCTGAGCTGCCAAAGCCCTACTTTCCAGGGGAGTGTGGGGAGCCAGAGCCCTGCCCTGGGAGGGGGCCTGGGATGGCCATGCCCTGCCCTCCAGCTGAGCCAGGCTCCCCAGAGTCCTGCCCTGGGAGGGGGCCTGAGATGGCCCCGCCCTGCCCTCCAGCTGAGCCAGGCTCCCCAGAGCCCTGCCCCGGGAGGGGGCCTGAGAACCCAGAGCCCTCCACCCAGGAGCAGCCTGAGGCAGCAGGGCCCAGCCCTCCAGCAGAACCTGGACACCTTCAGGCCTGCCACCAGGGGCAGATAGGACTCCCAGAGCCCTCCACTAGGGTAGATCTGGGGGTACCAGAAGCCTGCTCCCTGGAGCTCAGAAATCCAGAGTCCAGTCCACGGCCCCGCACCAGTCAGTGGGCTCCAGCGACCACCAGCCTGACCTTCTCCTCCCAGCGCCCACTTTGTGCCAGCCCCCCTATCCGCTCACTTCAGTCTCTGAAGCCCTCACCAGGCCCGGCAG GCCCCAGCCATCCGGCCCCTCGCACCATGGCCCTGAGGCAGCGCCTCAAAGCATGTCTGACCGCCATCCAAGGCTTCCACGAGGCCTGCCTAGATGATGAGTGTGCCTTCTACACTAGCCGAGCCCCTCCCTCAGGCCTCACCAGGGTCTGCACCAACCCCGTGGCCATGTTGCTGGAATGGCAGGATGCCTTG TGTTTTATTCCAGTTGGTTCTGCTGCCCCACAGGATTCTCCTTCATGA
- the TROAP gene encoding tastin isoform X4, whose amino-acid sequence MATLQATKDPLLRGVSPTPSKIPIRSQRRPPLPTVKPSALDQENQDPKRLGQKLNIQRPLADSAGPRLKATRQTEQSEKLLGSTQLRNPLEELRPSHGGQNVGPRPPPQTEAPGTVEFVADPAALATILSGEGVKSCRLGRQPSLAQRVLVRGSQGGTIRRGQDARASAYLAPRTPTHRLDPVRASCFSRLEGPGPRGRTLCPQRLQALIPPSGSSSHPSAPPCFQELRRETSGSSKTSVSQPSGSLPETSVKPASSLPEGEHEVVTQSDEGGGGPLGLAQRVPLKETRDKTHTRISYSVLRRLATRPKTQFTPLPSASRFQQEQIAVRLFDQESGTRLQEGPGKPPVSTPYGPHPSRTPNLQELKMQRINILQQLLRQEVEGLAEGKCASLSGSSCLDMVELQPLLAEISRTLNAPEKIPEAFHLPGLSQHPELPKPYFPGECGEPEPCPGRGPGMAMPCPPAEPGSPESCPGRGPEMAPPCPPAEPGSPEPCPGRGPENPEPSTQEQPEAAGPSPPAEPGHLQACHQGQIGLPEPSTRVDLGVPEACSLELRNPESSPRPRTSQWAPATTSLTFSSQRPLCASPPIRSLQSLKPSPGPAGPSHPAPRTMALRQRLKACLTAIQGFHEACLDDECAFYTSRAPPSGLTRVCTNPVAMLLEWQDALCFIPVGSAAPQDSPS is encoded by the exons ATGGCCACCCTCCAAGCCACGAAGGATCCTCTCCTCCGGGGTGTATCTCCCACTCCTAGCAAGATTCCCATTCGCTCTCAGAGACGCCCACCTCTCCCCACAGTCAAACCCAGCGCCCTGGACCAGGAGAACCAAGATCCAAAG AGATTGGGGCAGAAGCTCAATATTCAGCGCCCCCTCGCAGACTCAGCAGGCCCCAGGCTGAAAGCCACACGTCAGACAGAGCAATCTGAGAAATTGCTGGGGAGCACTCAGCTCCGGAACCCCTTGGAGGAGCTCAGGCCTAGCCATGGGGGTCAAAATGTGGGCCCTAGGCCACCTCCCCAGACAG AGGCTCCAGGGACCGTAGAGTTTGTGGCTGACCCTGCAGCCCTGGCCACCATCCTGTCAGGTGAGGGGGTGAAGAGCTGTCGCCTGGGGCGCCAGCCCAGTCTGGCTCAGAGAGTACTTGTTCGAGGGAGCCAGGGAGGCACCATCCGGAGGGGTCAG GATGCCCGGGCCTCTGCATATTTGGCCCCCAGAACCCCTACCCATCGACTGGACCCTGTCAGGGCTTCCTGCTTCTCAAGGCTGGAGGGACCAGGGCCTAGAGGTCGGACCTTGTGTCCCCAGAGGTTGCAGGCTCTG ATTCCACCTTCAGGATCATCCTCTCACCCCTCCGCTCCTCCCTGTTTCCAGGAACTAAGAAGAGAGACCAGTGGCAGCAGCAA GACTTCAGTGAGCCAGCCCTCAGGATCCCTTCCGGAGACCTCTGTGAAGCCTG CTTCTTCTCTCCCTGAAGGGGAACATGAAGTTGTCACCCAGTCAGATGAAGGAGGAGGCGGCCCCCTCGGCCTGGCCCAGCGGGTACCACTAAAAGAAACCCGAGATAAAACCCACACCAGG ATCTCATATTCAGTGTTGCGGCGTCTCGCCACCCGCCCCAAAACCCAGTTCACACCGCTCCCATCAGCCTCCAGATTTCAGCAG GAGCAGATTGCAGTCCGGTTATTTGACCAGGAGAGTGGTACAAGGTTGCAGGAGGGGCCTGGGAAGCCACCCGTGTCGACTCCTTATGGACCCCACCCCAGCAGAACCCCCAACCTCCAGGAGCTGAAGATGCAG CGCATCAATATCCTGCAGCAGCTTTTGAGGCAGGAAGTGGAGGGGCTGGCAGAGGGCAAGTGTGCCTCCCTTAGTGGAAGCTCCTGTCTGGATATGGTGGAACTTCAGCCCCTGCTGGCTGAGATTTCTAGAACTCTGAATGCCCCTGAAAAAATACCAGAGGCTTTTCACCTTCCTGGACTGTCACAGCACCCTGAGCTGCCAAAGCCCTACTTTCCAGGGGAGTGTGGGGAGCCAGAGCCCTGCCCTGGGAGGGGGCCTGGGATGGCCATGCCCTGCCCTCCAGCTGAGCCAGGCTCCCCAGAGTCCTGCCCTGGGAGGGGGCCTGAGATGGCCCCGCCCTGCCCTCCAGCTGAGCCAGGCTCCCCAGAGCCCTGCCCCGGGAGGGGGCCTGAGAACCCAGAGCCCTCCACCCAGGAGCAGCCTGAGGCAGCAGGGCCCAGCCCTCCAGCAGAACCTGGACACCTTCAGGCCTGCCACCAGGGGCAGATAGGACTCCCAGAGCCCTCCACTAGGGTAGATCTGGGGGTACCAGAAGCCTGCTCCCTGGAGCTCAGAAATCCAGAGTCCAGTCCACGGCCCCGCACCAGTCAGTGGGCTCCAGCGACCACCAGCCTGACCTTCTCCTCCCAGCGCCCACTTTGTGCCAGCCCCCCTATCCGCTCACTTCAGTCTCTGAAGCCCTCACCAGGCCCGGCAG GCCCCAGCCATCCGGCCCCTCGCACCATGGCCCTGAGGCAGCGCCTCAAAGCATGTCTGACCGCCATCCAAGGCTTCCACGAGGCCTGCCTAGATGATGAGTGTGCCTTCTACACTAGCCGAGCCCCTCCCTCAGGCCTCACCAGGGTCTGCACCAACCCCGTGGCCATGTTGCTGGAATGGCAGGATGCCTTG TGTTTTATTCCAGTTGGTTCTGCTGCCCCACAGGATTCTCCTTCATGA
- the TROAP gene encoding tastin isoform X3 produces MATLQATKDPLLRGVSPTPSKIPIRSQRRPPLPTVKPSALDQENQDPKRLGQKLNIQRPLADSAGPRLKATRQTEQSEKLLGSTQLRNPLEELRPSHGGQNVGPRPPPQTEAPGTVEFVADPAALATILSGEGVKSCRLGRQPSLAQRVLVRGSQGGTIRRGQDARASAYLAPRTPTHRLDPVRASCFSRLEGPGPRGRTLCPQRLQALIPPSGSSSHPSAPPCFQELRRETSGSSKTSVSQPSGSLPETSVKPASSLPEGEHEVVTQSDEGGGGPLGLAQRVPLKETRDKTHTRISYSVLRRLATRPKTQFTPLPSASRFQQARGLSGLSPQPCPEEPALPWEQIAVRLFDQESGTRLQEGPGKPPVSTPYGPHPSRTPNLQELKMQRINILQQLLRQEVEGLAEGKCASLSGSSCLDMVELQPLLAEISRTLNAPEKIPEAFHLPGLSQHPELPKPYFPGECGEPEPCPGRGPGMAMPCPPAEPGSPESCPGRGPEMAPPCPPAEPGSPEPCPGRGPENPEPSTQEQPEAAGPSPPAEPGHLQACHQGQIGLPEPSTRVDLGVPEACSLELRNPESSPRPRTSQWAPATTSLTFSSQRPLCASPPIRSLQSLKPSPGPAGPSHPAPRTMALRQRLKACLTAIQGFHEACLDDECAFYTSRAPPSGLTRVCTNPVAMLLEWQDALCFIPVGSAAPQDSPS; encoded by the exons ATGGCCACCCTCCAAGCCACGAAGGATCCTCTCCTCCGGGGTGTATCTCCCACTCCTAGCAAGATTCCCATTCGCTCTCAGAGACGCCCACCTCTCCCCACAGTCAAACCCAGCGCCCTGGACCAGGAGAACCAAGATCCAAAG AGATTGGGGCAGAAGCTCAATATTCAGCGCCCCCTCGCAGACTCAGCAGGCCCCAGGCTGAAAGCCACACGTCAGACAGAGCAATCTGAGAAATTGCTGGGGAGCACTCAGCTCCGGAACCCCTTGGAGGAGCTCAGGCCTAGCCATGGGGGTCAAAATGTGGGCCCTAGGCCACCTCCCCAGACAG AGGCTCCAGGGACCGTAGAGTTTGTGGCTGACCCTGCAGCCCTGGCCACCATCCTGTCAGGTGAGGGGGTGAAGAGCTGTCGCCTGGGGCGCCAGCCCAGTCTGGCTCAGAGAGTACTTGTTCGAGGGAGCCAGGGAGGCACCATCCGGAGGGGTCAG GATGCCCGGGCCTCTGCATATTTGGCCCCCAGAACCCCTACCCATCGACTGGACCCTGTCAGGGCTTCCTGCTTCTCAAGGCTGGAGGGACCAGGGCCTAGAGGTCGGACCTTGTGTCCCCAGAGGTTGCAGGCTCTG ATTCCACCTTCAGGATCATCCTCTCACCCCTCCGCTCCTCCCTGTTTCCAGGAACTAAGAAGAGAGACCAGTGGCAGCAGCAA GACTTCAGTGAGCCAGCCCTCAGGATCCCTTCCGGAGACCTCTGTGAAGCCTG CTTCTTCTCTCCCTGAAGGGGAACATGAAGTTGTCACCCAGTCAGATGAAGGAGGAGGCGGCCCCCTCGGCCTGGCCCAGCGGGTACCACTAAAAGAAACCCGAGATAAAACCCACACCAGG ATCTCATATTCAGTGTTGCGGCGTCTCGCCACCCGCCCCAAAACCCAGTTCACACCGCTCCCATCAGCCTCCAGATTTCAGCAG GCCCGAGGGTTGAGTGGCCTCTCCCCTCAACCTTGCCCTGAAGAGCCCGCCCTGCCCTGG GAGCAGATTGCAGTCCGGTTATTTGACCAGGAGAGTGGTACAAGGTTGCAGGAGGGGCCTGGGAAGCCACCCGTGTCGACTCCTTATGGACCCCACCCCAGCAGAACCCCCAACCTCCAGGAGCTGAAGATGCAG CGCATCAATATCCTGCAGCAGCTTTTGAGGCAGGAAGTGGAGGGGCTGGCAGAGGGCAAGTGTGCCTCCCTTAGTGGAAGCTCCTGTCTGGATATGGTGGAACTTCAGCCCCTGCTGGCTGAGATTTCTAGAACTCTGAATGCCCCTGAAAAAATACCAGAGGCTTTTCACCTTCCTGGACTGTCACAGCACCCTGAGCTGCCAAAGCCCTACTTTCCAGGGGAGTGTGGGGAGCCAGAGCCCTGCCCTGGGAGGGGGCCTGGGATGGCCATGCCCTGCCCTCCAGCTGAGCCAGGCTCCCCAGAGTCCTGCCCTGGGAGGGGGCCTGAGATGGCCCCGCCCTGCCCTCCAGCTGAGCCAGGCTCCCCAGAGCCCTGCCCCGGGAGGGGGCCTGAGAACCCAGAGCCCTCCACCCAGGAGCAGCCTGAGGCAGCAGGGCCCAGCCCTCCAGCAGAACCTGGACACCTTCAGGCCTGCCACCAGGGGCAGATAGGACTCCCAGAGCCCTCCACTAGGGTAGATCTGGGGGTACCAGAAGCCTGCTCCCTGGAGCTCAGAAATCCAGAGTCCAGTCCACGGCCCCGCACCAGTCAGTGGGCTCCAGCGACCACCAGCCTGACCTTCTCCTCCCAGCGCCCACTTTGTGCCAGCCCCCCTATCCGCTCACTTCAGTCTCTGAAGCCCTCACCAGGCCCGGCAG GCCCCAGCCATCCGGCCCCTCGCACCATGGCCCTGAGGCAGCGCCTCAAAGCATGTCTGACCGCCATCCAAGGCTTCCACGAGGCCTGCCTAGATGATGAGTGTGCCTTCTACACTAGCCGAGCCCCTCCCTCAGGCCTCACCAGGGTCTGCACCAACCCCGTGGCCATGTTGCTGGAATGGCAGGATGCCTTG TGTTTTATTCCAGTTGGTTCTGCTGCCCCACAGGATTCTCCTTCATGA